The following coding sequences are from one Mesorhizobium onobrychidis window:
- the ccoP gene encoding cytochrome-c oxidase, cbb3-type subunit III gives MSGEYIDEVSGVSTTGHEWDGIKELNNPLPRWWVITFYVTIVWAIGYTIAYPAWPMLRSATRGVLGYSSRNDVKNELAVTEVAKGKYVAALQAKTVSEIAADDALREFAITAGGAAFKVNCVQCHGSGAQGSKGFPNLNDDDWLWGGKADQIQETITHGIRFASDPDTRLSEMPAFGDIITPEQIRQVSTYVSSLSGAVGDQRLVGADVFAENCAACHGDDGKGNRELGAPNLTDAIWLYGSNETAIAAQVRAPKHGVMPAWGGRLGEVKIKELAVYIHSLGGGE, from the coding sequence ATGAGCGGTGAGTACATTGACGAAGTCTCCGGCGTCTCGACCACCGGCCATGAATGGGATGGGATCAAGGAGCTCAACAATCCGCTCCCGCGCTGGTGGGTGATCACCTTCTACGTCACCATCGTCTGGGCGATCGGCTACACGATCGCTTATCCCGCATGGCCTATGCTGAGATCCGCCACCCGAGGCGTGCTTGGCTATTCGAGCCGCAACGATGTCAAGAACGAGCTTGCGGTGACCGAGGTCGCCAAGGGCAAGTATGTTGCCGCCCTTCAGGCCAAAACCGTCTCGGAGATCGCGGCCGACGATGCGCTGCGTGAATTCGCCATCACTGCGGGGGGCGCCGCGTTCAAGGTCAATTGTGTTCAGTGCCATGGCTCCGGCGCCCAGGGTTCGAAGGGTTTTCCCAACCTGAATGATGACGACTGGCTGTGGGGCGGCAAGGCCGATCAGATCCAGGAGACAATCACGCATGGCATCCGCTTTGCCTCCGATCCCGATACGCGCCTGTCGGAAATGCCGGCCTTTGGTGACATCATTACACCCGAGCAGATTAGACAGGTCAGCACTTATGTCTCGAGTCTTTCCGGCGCTGTTGGCGATCAAAGGTTGGTCGGGGCCGATGTTTTTGCCGAGAATTGTGCCGCCTGTCATGGTGATGATGGAAAGGGAAACAGGGAGCTTGGCGCACCCAACCTGACTGATGCGATCTGGCTCTACGGGTCGAACGAAACGGCAATCGCCGCGCAGGTCCGCGCCCCCAAGCATGGCGTTATGCCGGCTTGGGGTGGGCGTCTCGGCGAGGTCAAGATCAAGGAACTTGCAGTCTATATCCATTCGCTTGGCGGCGGAGAATAG
- a CDS encoding cbb3-type cytochrome c oxidase subunit 3, giving the protein MTYNFMRAFADTWGLLAMALFFVGCITIALRPGSRTRADEAAQIPLKDD; this is encoded by the coding sequence ATGACCTACAACTTCATGCGGGCGTTTGCCGACACTTGGGGCCTGCTCGCTATGGCGCTGTTCTTCGTCGGATGCATCACCATTGCGCTCCGTCCCGGCAGCAGGACGCGAGCCGATGAAGCTGCTCAAATCCCTCTCAAGGACGACTGA
- the ccoO gene encoding cytochrome-c oxidase, cbb3-type subunit II: MGLMDKHALIEKNATLLLVGSLLVVTIGGTVEIAPLFYLDNTIEKVEGMRPYSPLELAGRNIYVREGCYLCHSQMIRPFRDEVERYGHYSLAAESMYDHPFQWGSKRTGPDLARVGDRYSNGWHVQHLVDPRSVVPESIMPSYAFLKERPIEVKDFSTHLIANSRVGVPYSDDMIANANADLMAQANPNVDTSGLEARYPKAKLGDFDGDPQQVTEMDALVAYLQMLGTLVDFKNYDEAAGYR; encoded by the coding sequence ATGGGCCTGATGGACAAACACGCGCTTATCGAGAAGAACGCCACGCTTCTTCTCGTTGGTTCCCTCCTGGTGGTGACGATCGGCGGCACTGTCGAAATCGCACCGCTCTTCTATCTCGACAATACGATCGAGAAGGTCGAAGGCATGCGGCCCTATTCGCCGCTCGAACTCGCCGGGCGCAACATCTATGTGCGTGAGGGCTGCTACCTCTGCCACAGCCAGATGATCAGGCCATTTCGCGACGAGGTCGAGCGCTATGGACACTACAGCCTGGCGGCTGAGTCTATGTACGATCACCCTTTCCAGTGGGGATCGAAGCGGACTGGACCGGACCTCGCCCGCGTCGGCGACCGTTACTCGAACGGATGGCACGTTCAGCATCTTGTGGATCCGCGCTCAGTGGTTCCGGAATCGATTATGCCGAGCTACGCGTTCTTGAAGGAAAGGCCGATCGAGGTGAAGGACTTCTCGACGCACCTGATCGCGAACAGCCGTGTGGGCGTGCCGTACTCCGATGACATGATCGCCAACGCGAATGCCGATCTCATGGCGCAGGCGAATCCTAACGTCGACACATCCGGTCTTGAAGCGAGGTATCCAAAGGCCAAGCTCGGTGACTTCGATGGGGATCCGCAACAGGTCACCGAGATGGACGCCCTGGTCGCCTATCTCCAGATGCTTGGCACTCTGGTCGATTTCAAAAACTACGATGAAGCCGCCGGTTACCGCTGA
- the ccoN gene encoding cytochrome-c oxidase, cbb3-type subunit I: MKFGTEIVLLSLVAFAALVAAGFGVDEPFRQHMLVLLIVLLGFIAILLRNTSFAAPAAIDPSAYMDGPIRYGAIATMFWGVVGMLVGVVIALQLAYPDLNIEPWFNFGRLRPLHTSGVVFAFGGNALLCTSLYVVQRTCRARLFGGDLAWFVFWGYQLFIVMAATGYLLGITESREYAEPEWYVDLWLTIVWVAYLVLFLGTILKRKEPHIYVANWFYLSFIVTIAMLHVINNLSMPVSFVGSKSYSAFSGVQDALTQWWYGHNAVGFFLTAGFLGMMYYFVPKQANRPVYSYRLSIIHFWALIFLYIWAGPHHLHYTALPDWAQTLGMAFSIMLWMPSWGGMINGLMTLSGAWDKLRTDPIIRMMVMAIAFYGMSTFEGPMMSIKTVNSLSHYTDWTIGHVHSGALGWVGMISFGAIYFMVPKLWNRDRLYSLRLVNWHFWLATLGIVVYAAAMWVSGVMQGLMWREYDEQGFLVFSFAETVAAMHPYYIMRAIGGAMYLSGALIMAWNVTMTILGYQREEEPMPRPIAAVRPARSGA, from the coding sequence ATGAAATTCGGCACAGAGATCGTCCTTCTAAGCCTGGTTGCTTTTGCGGCCCTGGTGGCTGCCGGCTTCGGGGTGGACGAACCTTTTCGGCAGCATATGTTGGTGCTGCTCATCGTGCTGCTTGGCTTTATCGCCATTCTTCTTCGGAACACGAGCTTCGCAGCGCCTGCTGCAATCGACCCATCCGCCTATATGGATGGGCCGATCCGCTACGGTGCAATCGCCACTATGTTCTGGGGCGTGGTGGGAATGCTGGTCGGCGTCGTCATCGCGCTGCAGCTTGCCTACCCGGATCTCAACATCGAGCCCTGGTTCAACTTCGGCCGCTTGCGGCCGCTGCATACATCCGGCGTGGTTTTCGCTTTCGGCGGCAATGCGCTGCTTTGCACGTCGCTCTACGTAGTTCAGCGCACCTGCCGCGCCAGGCTGTTCGGCGGCGATCTCGCCTGGTTCGTGTTCTGGGGCTATCAGCTGTTCATCGTTATGGCTGCGACGGGCTATCTGCTCGGTATCACCGAGAGCCGCGAATATGCCGAGCCCGAATGGTATGTAGACCTGTGGCTGACCATCGTCTGGGTCGCCTACCTGGTCCTGTTCCTCGGCACCATCCTGAAGCGCAAGGAACCGCACATCTACGTCGCCAACTGGTTCTACCTATCCTTCATCGTGACGATCGCGATGCTGCATGTGATCAACAATCTGTCGATGCCCGTCTCGTTTGTGGGTTCGAAGAGCTATTCAGCCTTCTCCGGCGTCCAGGATGCCTTGACGCAGTGGTGGTACGGCCACAATGCCGTCGGCTTCTTTCTCACCGCCGGCTTCCTCGGCATGATGTATTATTTCGTGCCCAAGCAGGCCAACCGGCCTGTCTATTCCTATCGCCTGTCGATTATCCACTTCTGGGCGCTGATCTTTCTATATATTTGGGCTGGCCCGCATCACCTGCACTATACCGCCTTGCCCGACTGGGCCCAGACGCTCGGCATGGCGTTCTCGATCATGCTTTGGATGCCCTCCTGGGGTGGCATGATCAACGGTCTGATGACGCTCTCCGGCGCCTGGGACAAGCTGCGGACGGACCCGATCATCCGCATGATGGTGATGGCCATAGCCTTCTATGGCATGTCGACGTTTGAAGGCCCGATGATGTCGATCAAGACGGTCAATTCGCTATCGCACTACACCGACTGGACCATCGGGCACGTGCACTCCGGCGCGCTCGGTTGGGTAGGCATGATCTCGTTCGGCGCGATCTATTTTATGGTGCCCAAGTTGTGGAACCGCGACCGGCTCTATTCGCTGCGGCTGGTGAACTGGCACTTCTGGCTGGCGACCCTGGGGATCGTCGTCTACGCGGCGGCGATGTGGGTCTCTGGCGTCATGCAGGGCCTGATGTGGCGCGAATACGACGAGCAGGGCTTCCTGGTCTTCTCCTTCGCCGAAACTGTGGCCGCCATGCATCCCTACTACATCATGCGTGCCATCGGCGGCGCGATGTACCTGTCCGGCGCCCTGATCATGGCATGGAATGTCACCATGACAATCCTCGGCTACCAACGCGAGGAGGAACCGATGCCGCGTCCTATCGCCGCCGTCCGACCAGCGCGATCAGGAGCCTGA
- a CDS encoding autotransporter assembly complex protein TamA produces the protein MSAYERQMSGGTAPRRVFSLALLSALLCSTALVGASGNAAAFEIFGIKLWGSSEDEDADIVDPLRYAVTIEAPDADEDLAEKLENASALKDDEERPVSGSLGLLAKARADRDQLVAALYADARYEGVVTITIEGKPLDDLPPDAEFSGPQPIPVVINIATGPKFTLGDIRLEGDAAGLAGADFGLIAGGDAGSGAVLKAEASIVRALKEEGRPLAKVTDREIVADHATSTLDVTLTVAAGPVAGYGDTTVEGTEKVDRDFTEYMTGLKRGRQYSPEEIDEARDRLLGLEVFNSVTLKEADGLDADGNIPIGVEVSERKPRYFGLGGTFSNTEGLGLEGYWGHRNLFGRAEKLRIEGEISGIGSNELTELNYNAGIMFEKPGMVGPASKFFAGVSTVLEHPDAYDNFSVKGNTGLSYELDKQQTVSAEVALDYSKITDSFGKHTYLIASVPLRYVYDNRDNRLNPTTGFRALAYAEPSYDILNGAAFVKLRGEGSAYQSLYAASKFVLAERVAIGSIIGAGLQDVLADRRFYSGGGGSVRGYAYQGIGPKDAHGEPIGGLSFFETSVEMRIAITDTIGVVPFVDAGTVSTKQFPDFSDIQVGAGVGLRYITPFGPLRIDAAVPLNRGPDDPHFGIYAGIGQAF, from the coding sequence ATGTCGGCGTATGAAAGGCAGATGTCGGGAGGAACCGCGCCACGGCGCGTGTTTTCGCTCGCCTTGCTTTCCGCCTTGCTATGCTCGACTGCACTGGTTGGCGCGAGCGGAAATGCGGCCGCTTTCGAGATCTTCGGCATCAAGCTGTGGGGATCGTCGGAAGATGAAGATGCCGACATCGTCGATCCGCTGCGCTATGCGGTGACCATAGAGGCGCCCGACGCCGACGAGGATCTCGCCGAAAAACTCGAAAACGCCTCGGCGCTGAAGGACGACGAAGAACGTCCGGTCTCCGGTTCGCTCGGCCTGCTGGCCAAGGCGCGTGCCGACCGCGATCAGCTTGTCGCCGCACTTTACGCGGACGCCCGCTACGAGGGCGTCGTCACCATCACCATCGAAGGCAAGCCGCTCGACGATTTGCCGCCTGACGCCGAATTTTCGGGTCCGCAGCCGATCCCGGTGGTGATCAACATTGCGACCGGGCCGAAATTCACGCTTGGCGACATCAGGCTGGAGGGCGATGCGGCGGGGCTGGCGGGCGCCGATTTCGGCCTGATCGCCGGCGGCGATGCCGGTTCCGGTGCCGTGCTCAAGGCCGAGGCGTCGATCGTGCGGGCGCTCAAAGAGGAAGGCAGGCCGCTGGCCAAGGTGACGGACCGCGAGATCGTCGCCGACCACGCCACCTCGACGCTCGACGTAACGCTGACCGTGGCGGCCGGGCCGGTTGCCGGCTACGGCGACACCACGGTCGAGGGCACCGAAAAGGTCGACCGCGATTTCACCGAATATATGACCGGCCTGAAGCGCGGCCGCCAATATTCGCCGGAAGAGATCGACGAAGCGCGCGACCGTCTGCTCGGGCTGGAAGTCTTCAACAGCGTGACGCTGAAGGAGGCCGACGGTCTCGACGCCGACGGCAACATCCCGATCGGCGTCGAAGTAAGCGAGCGCAAGCCGCGCTATTTCGGCCTTGGCGGTACCTTCTCCAACACCGAGGGGCTCGGCCTCGAAGGCTATTGGGGTCACCGCAATCTGTTCGGCCGTGCCGAAAAACTGCGCATCGAGGGTGAAATCAGCGGCATCGGCAGCAACGAACTGACCGAGCTGAACTACAATGCCGGCATCATGTTCGAAAAGCCGGGCATGGTCGGGCCGGCGTCGAAATTCTTCGCCGGCGTCAGCACCGTATTAGAGCATCCCGACGCCTACGACAATTTCTCGGTCAAGGGCAACACCGGCCTGTCTTATGAACTCGACAAGCAGCAGACGGTTTCCGCCGAAGTCGCGCTCGACTATTCGAAGATCACCGATTCTTTCGGCAAGCACACCTATCTGATTGCCAGCGTTCCGCTGCGATATGTCTATGACAACCGCGACAACCGGCTGAACCCGACGACCGGATTCAGGGCGCTGGCCTATGCCGAGCCGAGCTACGACATTTTGAACGGTGCGGCCTTCGTCAAGCTAAGAGGCGAAGGATCGGCATATCAGTCGCTCTATGCGGCCTCGAAGTTCGTCTTGGCCGAACGTGTCGCCATCGGCTCGATCATCGGTGCCGGCCTTCAGGATGTTCTGGCCGACCGGCGCTTCTATTCCGGCGGCGGCGGCTCGGTGCGCGGTTATGCCTATCAGGGCATCGGTCCGAAGGACGCCCACGGAGAGCCGATCGGCGGGCTGTCCTTCTTCGAGACCTCGGTCGAGATGCGCATCGCCATCACCGACACGATCGGCGTCGTGCCGTTCGTCGATGCCGGCACGGTCTCGACCAAGCAGTTCCCGGATTTTTCCGACATTCAGGTCGGCGCCGGCGTCGGCCTGCGCTATATTACGCCGTTCGGACCGCTGCGCATCGATGCGGCGGTGCCGCTCAACCGGGGTCCCGATGACCCGCATTTCGGCATCTATGCCGGCATCGGCCAGGCGTTCTGA
- a CDS encoding Crp/Fnr family transcriptional regulator yields the protein MTVRQDIHTSGIPVLCLSCEARRRGVCGALDPDNLVGLAKTCSRRQIESGVELIGDAQAVDSYSNVLSGVVKLTKSLSDGRQQIVGLQFAPDFVGRPFKVESSINAEAVTAVTLCSFPRAAVERMMKKSPEFEHRLLKQTLNELDEAREWMVTLGRKTASEKVASFLLMIARNMDSSVDPAARSASFDLPLTRAEISDFLGITNETVTRQLTRLRADGVIRIENTRHVMVDSMSRLEQRCGGLGARQP from the coding sequence ATGACAGTACGGCAAGACATTCATACTTCCGGCATTCCCGTTCTTTGCCTCTCATGCGAGGCACGGCGTCGCGGCGTCTGCGGTGCGCTCGATCCAGATAATTTGGTTGGGCTCGCCAAGACTTGCTCTCGGCGCCAGATCGAGTCAGGAGTGGAACTGATCGGCGACGCACAGGCGGTCGACAGCTATTCGAACGTGCTTTCAGGCGTGGTGAAGCTGACAAAGAGCCTTTCGGATGGGCGCCAGCAGATCGTCGGTCTCCAGTTTGCACCGGATTTTGTGGGACGTCCTTTTAAGGTGGAAAGCTCGATCAATGCGGAAGCGGTGACAGCTGTCACGCTGTGCTCGTTTCCAAGGGCAGCCGTCGAACGGATGATGAAGAAGTCGCCGGAATTCGAGCATCGCCTGCTCAAGCAGACGCTGAATGAACTCGATGAAGCACGCGAGTGGATGGTGACGTTGGGGCGCAAGACCGCATCGGAAAAGGTGGCGAGTTTTCTCCTCATGATCGCTCGGAATATGGATTCCAGTGTTGACCCGGCAGCCAGGTCAGCGTCCTTCGATCTGCCGCTGACGCGTGCCGAGATCTCTGATTTCCTCGGAATTACGAACGAGACTGTGACCCGGCAGCTGACGCGATTGCGGGCTGACGGCGTGATCCGGATCGAGAACACACGCCATGTGATGGTGGACAGCATGAGCCGGCTGGAGCAGCGCTGTGGCGGCCTAGGCGCGCGGCAACCCTAA
- the hemN gene encoding oxygen-independent coproporphyrinogen III oxidase codes for MQSALAARIGENVPRYTSYPTAPHFHAGVDAAVYRDWLEALESGGEISLYLHIPYCDRLCWFCACHTKQTRHYEPVAAYLRSLKAEIATVAGLVSSKGHVRAVHFGGGSPTMLKPGDMVALGTFLRDSFDFVSDTKISVEIDPNEMDEARLDALAGIGMTRASLGVQDFDPKVQKAINREQSFLQTKAVVDGVRSRGVGSVNLDLLYGLPHQTRESVCSTLAQALTLEPDRMALFGYAHVPWFKKHHTMIDEVWLPGPAERFVQSQLAARAIMDKGYETIGLDHFAKPGGALAIASRAGALRRNFQGYTEDRCETLIGLGPSSIGRFRQGYVQNKTTTAEYEGMVAHGGLATVRGIALSDDDRVRGWIIERLMCDFAFSAVDLVERFGKAGQKLLLQSSTMALHDPVRLLELDGDSFVVPAESRPFVRSIAAKFDKHFQSGTARHSVAV; via the coding sequence ATGCAATCGGCATTAGCTGCCAGGATTGGCGAGAACGTCCCGCGCTATACCAGTTATCCGACTGCGCCGCATTTTCACGCAGGTGTCGATGCCGCCGTTTATCGCGACTGGCTGGAGGCACTCGAAAGTGGCGGCGAGATCTCGCTTTATCTGCACATCCCCTATTGCGACAGACTGTGCTGGTTCTGTGCGTGTCATACCAAGCAGACGCGTCACTATGAGCCGGTGGCCGCCTATCTGCGGTCGCTAAAAGCGGAGATCGCGACGGTTGCGGGTCTCGTCAGCAGCAAGGGGCATGTCCGCGCAGTCCACTTCGGCGGCGGTTCGCCCACCATGCTGAAGCCCGGGGACATGGTGGCTCTTGGCACGTTTTTGCGCGACAGCTTCGATTTTGTCTCGGATACGAAAATCAGCGTCGAGATCGATCCAAACGAGATGGATGAGGCGCGTCTTGATGCGCTCGCCGGAATCGGCATGACCAGGGCGAGTCTCGGCGTCCAGGATTTCGATCCAAAAGTGCAAAAGGCAATCAACCGCGAGCAAAGCTTTTTGCAGACGAAGGCTGTCGTCGACGGAGTTCGCTCCCGCGGGGTCGGTTCTGTGAATCTGGACCTGCTCTACGGCTTGCCGCACCAGACCAGGGAGAGCGTCTGTTCCACCCTAGCGCAGGCGCTGACCCTGGAACCGGACAGGATGGCGTTGTTCGGCTACGCGCATGTGCCCTGGTTTAAGAAGCACCACACGATGATCGACGAAGTGTGGCTGCCGGGCCCTGCTGAGCGGTTCGTCCAATCGCAACTCGCTGCGCGAGCGATTATGGATAAGGGATATGAAACAATTGGGCTCGATCATTTTGCCAAGCCGGGCGGTGCCTTGGCGATAGCGTCCCGCGCAGGGGCTTTGCGTCGCAATTTTCAGGGCTACACCGAGGATCGCTGCGAGACTTTGATCGGACTTGGCCCCTCGTCCATCGGACGTTTTCGCCAGGGCTACGTACAGAACAAGACTACAACCGCCGAGTACGAAGGCATGGTTGCGCATGGCGGGCTGGCGACTGTCCGGGGTATCGCGCTTTCCGACGACGACCGCGTTCGCGGCTGGATCATCGAAAGGCTGATGTGTGATTTCGCCTTCTCGGCAGTGGATCTGGTGGAGCGCTTCGGCAAAGCCGGCCAGAAGCTCCTTCTTCAGTCAAGTACCATGGCCCTCCACGATCCCGTTCGATTGCTTGAACTCGATGGCGACAGTTTCGTCGTGCCGGCTGAAAGTCGCCCCTTCGTCCGAAGCATCGCGGCCAAGTTCGACAAACATTTCCAAAGCGGAACGGCCAGGCACTCGGTCGCGGTTTGA
- a CDS encoding DUF2274 domain-containing protein gives MANLKLGKLPDRTPSKITITVSADLSQALQDYAALYRETYGESETVAELIPFMLAGFLEGDRAFAKARKEGLTANIPDRPQSLGGSDSE, from the coding sequence ATGGCCAACCTGAAATTGGGAAAGCTTCCAGACCGGACGCCTTCCAAGATCACTATCACCGTTAGCGCGGATCTGAGCCAAGCGCTCCAGGACTATGCGGCGCTTTACCGGGAGACCTACGGCGAGTCGGAAACGGTGGCCGAACTCATTCCATTTATGCTGGCGGGGTTTCTGGAAGGCGACCGAGCGTTTGCCAAGGCCAGAAAAGAAGGTTTGACGGCCAACATACCGGACAGGCCCCAAAGCCTGGGAGGCTCAGATTCCGAGTAA